In the Candidatus Electrothrix sp. GW3-4 genome, one interval contains:
- the prfB gene encoding peptide chain release factor 2 (programmed frameshift): MAELNETAEAKQKLQELKEKMLALKEHLDLDGKKLDIERLESESLAPNFWNDQANAKKVQKQLGQLQDLVKNWEQNFQDLEEADMLLDMAIEEQDLETQQEVESSLSQLGKRVDLVELECMFDGEHDESNALLTIHAGAGGTEAQDWVSILMRMYLRWAEAHDFPSDILDYLPGDEAGVKSVTVRIKGKNAYGYTRSEVGIHRLVRISPFDSSGRRHTSFASVMVLPELDDTIEVKIDEKELRIDTYRASGAGGQHVNKTDSAIRITHLPTNIVVQCQNERSQHRNKDMAMKMLMARLYEKQQEEQAKAQENLHGDKKEIAWGSQIRSYVLQPYRLIKDHRTDQEEGNVDAVLDGRLDPFIKAFLLWQPS, translated from the exons ATGGCAGAACTGAACGAAACGGCAGAAGCAAAACAGAAACTCCAGGAACTGAAAGAGAAAATGCTTGCCCTGAAGGAGCATCTT GACTTAGATGGCAAAAAACTCGACATTGAACGACTGGAGTCAGAGTCTCTGGCCCCCAACTTCTGGAACGATCAGGCTAATGCGAAAAAGGTCCAGAAACAATTAGGCCAGCTACAGGATCTGGTCAAAAACTGGGAACAGAACTTCCAGGATCTGGAAGAGGCAGACATGCTCCTGGACATGGCCATTGAGGAGCAGGACCTTGAAACCCAGCAAGAGGTTGAGTCTTCCTTGAGCCAGCTGGGCAAACGGGTAGATCTGGTTGAACTGGAGTGCATGTTCGACGGTGAACATGACGAGAGCAACGCCCTGCTGACCATCCATGCCGGAGCAGGAGGTACCGAGGCCCAGGACTGGGTAAGCATCCTTATGCGTATGTATCTGCGCTGGGCAGAGGCCCATGATTTCCCCTCAGACATTCTTGATTATCTGCCAGGAGACGAGGCAGGAGTCAAGTCCGTGACGGTCCGTATCAAAGGAAAGAATGCCTACGGCTATACCCGTTCTGAAGTAGGTATCCACCGCCTGGTGCGTATCTCGCCCTTTGATTCTTCTGGACGACGCCATACCTCCTTTGCCTCGGTCATGGTCCTGCCGGAGCTGGACGATACCATTGAGGTGAAGATCGACGAAAAGGAGCTACGGATAGACACCTACCGGGCCAGTGGCGCTGGAGGGCAGCATGTCAATAAAACCGACTCCGCCATCCGGATCACCCATCTGCCTACAAACATTGTAGTGCAATGCCAGAACGAACGTTCCCAACATCGCAATAAGGACATGGCCATGAAGATGCTCATGGCCCGGCTCTATGAGAAACAGCAGGAAGAGCAGGCCAAGGCCCAGGAAAACCTGCACGGTGACAAGAAAGAGATCGCCTGGGGCAGTCAGATCCGCTCCTATGTCCTCCAGCCCTACCGCCTGATCAAGGACCACCGGACCGACCAGGAAGAGGGCAATGTGGACGCGGTGCTCGATGGACGGCTGGATCCCTTTATCAAGGCCTTTCTCCTGTGGCAACCGAGCTAA
- a CDS encoding DUF3800 domain-containing protein — protein sequence MSNGCLYIFLDEGGNLDFAASGTKYFTLTSVCTKRPFTACHELGKYKFDLIEYGFDFSYFHCTKDNRHVRQRVFGIIKENIADLRVDSLIVEKSKIVPALQASEEFYPRMLGHLIRHVAEQEREELDSMKELIVITDSIPIKKKRAAVEKAVKTVLKRMLPSGCRFRVLHHASMSNMGLQLADYCNWAIFRKWESGDCVFYDALREGIKSELEI from the coding sequence ATGAGCAACGGCTGTTTATACATCTTTCTTGATGAAGGGGGGAATCTGGATTTTGCGGCATCCGGGACAAAGTATTTCACCCTGACAAGTGTTTGTACCAAACGCCCCTTTACCGCCTGCCATGAATTGGGAAAATACAAGTTTGACCTGATCGAATACGGGTTTGATTTTTCGTATTTCCACTGCACCAAAGACAACCGCCATGTTCGGCAGCGGGTGTTTGGGATCATCAAGGAGAATATTGCAGATTTGCGGGTGGATTCGCTGATAGTAGAGAAAAGCAAAATCGTTCCGGCCTTGCAGGCTTCTGAAGAATTCTATCCTCGAATGTTGGGGCACCTGATCCGGCACGTTGCTGAACAAGAGCGGGAAGAGCTGGACAGCATGAAAGAGCTGATCGTGATTACTGACAGTATACCGATAAAAAAGAAACGGGCTGCTGTAGAAAAGGCGGTCAAGACGGTGCTGAAAAGAATGCTGCCTTCAGGTTGTCGGTTCCGGGTGCTGCATCATGCCTCAATGTCAAATATGGGGCTACAGCTTGCGGATTATTGCAACTGGGCAATATTCAGAAAATGGGAATCAGGGGACTGTGTTTTCTATGATGCGTTGCGGGAAGGGATAAAGAGCGAACTGGAGATATAA
- a CDS encoding hemolysin family protein — MAEKKEDNGRKSLWQRVKSLAKFRRSPDTTQELEHEIQGLLENGEEQGLISSHEEQLINSIFHFRATVASEIMTPTAEIVRINVKNSVQEAIALINVEGYTRIPVFSGSQDNIIGILHAKDLLRTFEGRTEPERHLENYLNPPMIISESKPITELLREFQAKKNHIAVVTDEFGGVRGLITLEDVIEEIVGEIDDEHDQEERELMQVDQQTVVVDAKIDIEEVEKHFQCRLPEGPYESIGGFIIHCLGRMPQNGETVESAPLTLTVLVANPRKVRTVRIRKV; from the coding sequence ATGGCGGAGAAAAAGGAGGACAATGGGAGAAAATCACTTTGGCAACGAGTCAAGTCTCTGGCCAAATTCAGAAGATCTCCTGACACCACCCAGGAATTAGAGCATGAAATCCAGGGATTACTGGAAAATGGTGAAGAACAGGGTTTAATCAGCAGTCACGAGGAGCAATTGATTAACTCTATTTTTCATTTTCGGGCCACTGTTGCCTCCGAGATAATGACACCAACAGCGGAAATCGTACGAATCAATGTTAAAAACTCTGTTCAAGAGGCGATAGCCTTAATCAACGTAGAGGGCTACACGAGAATACCGGTCTTCAGTGGCAGCCAAGACAATATTATTGGCATTCTCCATGCGAAGGACCTGCTACGCACCTTTGAAGGAAGAACTGAGCCAGAGAGGCATTTAGAAAATTACCTCAACCCTCCTATGATTATCTCCGAATCCAAGCCCATTACTGAGCTTCTTCGGGAATTTCAGGCGAAAAAAAATCACATAGCTGTGGTTACGGACGAATTTGGTGGCGTTCGAGGCCTGATCACCCTTGAAGATGTCATTGAGGAGATCGTCGGCGAGATCGACGACGAACACGATCAAGAAGAGCGTGAACTCATGCAGGTTGATCAACAAACCGTTGTAGTGGATGCAAAAATTGATATTGAAGAGGTGGAAAAACATTTTCAATGCAGGCTGCCAGAGGGACCGTATGAATCCATAGGCGGGTTCATCATCCACTGCCTGGGGCGTATGCCCCAAAACGGCGAGACTGTAGAGAGCGCCCCTCTGACCTTAACTGTCCTCGTGGCAAATCCCCGAAAAGTTCGTACAGTAAGAATTCGTAAGGTATGA
- the lnt gene encoding apolipoprotein N-acyltransferase: MTKTNTLPSIKPLRGYTLYIRAFLSAFLLALAMPGITDWWPLLFIALIPLFSALGHLSARQSVFMGLTCGLLYNTSLFYWIVPVLQRFGGLHAATALAVLLMLAAYMAIYIGLFCLLINHLLSKSRSQGKSAALLLLTAPTLWTGLDFLRSSLFTGIPWMDLGYALYRQPLLIQAADLGGHYLITFSVVLINALLFWFLERAFASFSSSSPVSDYHFGQPVTVFLLLTCLGGYSVLRYQQIASEATAAETTYLSTVQGNIEQSMKWSPTQKEKTVERYLSLSAQALAGEEKPDLLVWPETALPFYPAREPLMNRVRTFIRKNEVRVLTGSPYFTVNPQQQESVSYYNSALLLNRSGRLSGRYNKQHLVPFGEYIPLRTYLWFLKPIVELIGDFTPGDSFTPLDAEKIQVGVLICFESIFPDIARQEVFEGANLLVNLTNDAWYGRSSAPYHSWAMTVFRAVENRRSLVRAANTGISGFVSPEGEVHKETPLFTAQATSMRMPLLTGHTIFMRGGYRFGALCLILIPVFLYLSARKRSKSKARVKSIRS; the protein is encoded by the coding sequence ATGACAAAAACAAACACCCTACCCTCTATTAAACCGCTGAGGGGGTATACCCTTTATATTCGGGCGTTCTTGAGCGCTTTCCTGCTCGCCCTGGCCATGCCGGGAATCACTGACTGGTGGCCCCTGCTCTTTATTGCCCTTATCCCTCTCTTCTCAGCACTTGGCCACTTATCTGCAAGACAAAGCGTCTTTATGGGGCTGACCTGTGGCCTCCTCTATAACACCAGTCTCTTTTACTGGATAGTCCCGGTCCTGCAACGCTTTGGCGGACTCCATGCTGCGACAGCCCTTGCTGTCCTCCTTATGCTGGCTGCGTACATGGCGATCTATATCGGCCTGTTCTGCTTGCTGATCAATCATTTATTGAGCAAATCTAGATCACAGGGAAAATCTGCTGCCCTTCTTCTGCTCACCGCTCCTACCCTCTGGACAGGGCTTGATTTTCTTCGCAGCTCTTTGTTTACCGGCATACCCTGGATGGATCTGGGATACGCCCTCTACCGGCAGCCATTATTGATCCAGGCCGCAGATCTGGGGGGGCATTATCTGATTACCTTCTCTGTGGTGCTGATCAACGCATTGCTTTTCTGGTTCCTGGAGAGGGCATTCGCCTCCTTTTCCTCCTCTTCTCCTGTCTCTGATTATCATTTCGGCCAGCCAGTGACGGTCTTTCTCCTGCTCACCTGTCTTGGAGGATATTCTGTCTTACGTTATCAACAGATTGCCTCTGAGGCGACAGCGGCAGAAACGACCTATCTCAGCACTGTTCAGGGAAATATTGAGCAAAGCATGAAATGGTCGCCAACACAAAAGGAAAAAACTGTGGAGCGCTACCTTTCGCTCTCAGCACAAGCTCTTGCAGGCGAGGAAAAACCGGATCTGCTCGTCTGGCCGGAAACAGCCCTCCCCTTCTACCCAGCGCGTGAGCCCCTCATGAATCGGGTTCGGACCTTTATTCGAAAAAATGAAGTCCGTGTATTGACCGGTTCTCCCTACTTCACGGTGAATCCGCAGCAACAGGAGTCGGTATCCTATTATAATAGTGCCCTCCTTCTCAATCGTTCAGGCAGGTTGTCAGGCCGCTACAACAAGCAGCATCTTGTTCCCTTTGGGGAATATATCCCTCTGCGCACCTATCTCTGGTTTCTCAAACCAATAGTTGAACTGATAGGCGACTTCACGCCCGGTGACTCGTTCACCCCTCTTGATGCAGAAAAGATTCAGGTCGGGGTCCTGATCTGTTTTGAATCAATCTTTCCAGACATTGCCCGCCAAGAGGTTTTTGAAGGGGCTAACCTCCTGGTCAATCTGACAAATGACGCCTGGTACGGAAGATCAAGCGCCCCATACCATTCCTGGGCCATGACCGTATTCCGAGCAGTAGAAAACAGGCGAAGCCTGGTGCGGGCAGCAAATACCGGCATCAGTGGTTTTGTCAGCCCTGAAGGAGAAGTCCATAAAGAAACCCCTTTGTTCACGGCACAAGCAACAAGCATGAGGATGCCCTTGCTCACAGGTCATACCATCTTTATGCGGGGTGGCTATCGCTTTGGGGCACTCTGCTTAATACTGATTCCAGTTTTCCTGTACCTCTCTGCGAGGAAAAGATCGAAAAGCAAAGCGCGGGTCAAGAGCATACGTTCATGA
- a CDS encoding (Fe-S)-binding protein, translating into MATELNCAKCGACAVVCPVFRVDEQEVLTARGKMHLLTTELAEYPSAVFEDRFSRCLLCGACEQVCPRHLPITDLISQARSTFSRFYGPNGLKKAAACAALRRPELVEGLVKAGISLQRLQALPLHSGLRLKLGLLEKRSIPQPPLAQPPLGKEDESRPQQNISTASLSYFTGCVARHIQPTIVQATQSLLQNSGLPSAHTPADQYCCGLAAWSAGKRDQARELARKNIQAFSGSEGLIVTSCASCSSHLLAYPTLFNEDDPWHDKALSFAERVQEFTHFFNDKLPPLSRIENSEHPEQRVFYHDPCHLRFKDKGMSTPRLLLQKRGVQIIEPEDGPRCCGQGGLFHIACPEHSLQIFEQSSRQALAGSPAYITTTCSGCLMQFKEGMARQGQGVEVVHLAVLLADAAVVRRS; encoded by the coding sequence GTGGCAACCGAGCTAAACTGTGCCAAATGCGGGGCCTGTGCTGTAGTTTGCCCGGTCTTTCGGGTGGATGAACAAGAGGTGCTGACTGCCCGGGGCAAGATGCACCTCCTGACCACAGAACTAGCTGAGTACCCCTCTGCTGTTTTTGAGGACCGCTTTTCCCGCTGCCTGCTCTGCGGGGCCTGTGAGCAGGTCTGTCCGCGCCATTTGCCGATTACAGATCTCATTTCCCAGGCCCGCAGTACCTTTTCCCGTTTTTACGGACCCAATGGGCTGAAAAAAGCTGCAGCCTGTGCTGCGTTACGTCGCCCGGAGCTTGTAGAGGGGTTAGTTAAAGCTGGCATCAGCCTTCAACGTCTTCAGGCTCTGCCTCTTCATTCAGGTCTGCGCCTGAAACTGGGCCTACTGGAAAAACGCTCAATCCCGCAGCCCCCCCTCGCTCAACCTCCTTTAGGGAAAGAGGACGAGAGTAGACCACAACAGAATATATCCACAGCCTCTCTCAGTTATTTCACCGGCTGTGTTGCCCGTCATATCCAACCTACTATTGTGCAAGCAACCCAATCCTTATTACAAAACAGCGGCCTGCCATCTGCCCATACCCCGGCTGATCAATACTGCTGCGGCTTGGCTGCCTGGAGTGCTGGCAAAAGGGATCAGGCTCGCGAGCTGGCTCGGAAAAATATTCAGGCCTTTTCTGGATCAGAGGGGCTAATTGTCACCTCCTGCGCCTCCTGCTCTTCCCATCTCCTTGCATACCCTACCCTGTTTAACGAAGATGATCCGTGGCATGATAAGGCCCTATCCTTTGCTGAACGAGTTCAGGAATTCACCCATTTTTTTAATGACAAGCTTCCTCCACTTTCCCGGATTGAAAATTCTGAACATCCTGAGCAACGGGTTTTCTACCATGATCCCTGTCATCTTCGCTTTAAGGACAAAGGCATGAGTACACCGCGTTTGCTTTTGCAAAAAAGAGGGGTGCAGATTATCGAGCCAGAGGATGGCCCACGCTGCTGCGGGCAAGGTGGGCTTTTTCACATTGCCTGTCCTGAGCATTCTTTGCAGATATTTGAGCAAAGTAGCAGACAGGCCCTTGCGGGTTCACCCGCTTATATCACGACGACCTGCTCTGGTTGTTTGATGCAGTTTAAGGAAGGGATGGCACGGCAGGGGCAGGGGGTTGAGGTGGTGCATCTGGCGGTTCTGCTGGCAGATGCTGCTGTGGTCAGGCGTTCCTGA
- a CDS encoding biotin carboxylase N-terminal domain-containing protein, giving the protein MQGKVLIANRGEIAIRIMEACQDLGLEYTIIYTDADQDSEHVQRNRQNGNEQNAWRVASYTDPNDILSVADHTGCTAIHPGYGFFSEDYRFARRVTVRDRPLVFIGPSWEVIRDLGDKINTKRVANKLGIPTIPGTSAPIYNEMEAEEIAQHLFDMQREEDEPNPAILIKAAAGGGGMGIEEVNRIEHFRRVYRQVQNYAKRQFGDGGVLIEQRLRDFNHLEVQLVCSRHDERIHFGSRNCTIQSTGRQKRVEAAPGFHTSCFDYDFNAEKVLDNIVDYSLKLAEHVQYDNVGTWEWIVSRSGKPYLLEVNTRIQVENDVSARISYLNDTHPNLLREQIRLALGEPMGYQQSDVLFRGASIELRIVAENTQRDFAPWIGTITRFDLPQYEWSATYSHVPTDRPYPIPSEYDPNLALALVWGENVEEAKERARQFIDASQIEGVNSSGDIILTNLDYLRENLDRLLTF; this is encoded by the coding sequence GTGCAAGGCAAAGTACTGATTGCTAATCGCGGCGAGATCGCTATCCGCATTATGGAGGCCTGTCAAGATCTCGGTCTTGAATACACGATTATCTACACTGATGCTGATCAAGACTCTGAACATGTCCAGCGTAATCGGCAGAACGGTAATGAGCAGAATGCATGGCGAGTGGCCAGCTACACCGATCCTAATGATATCCTGTCCGTGGCTGATCATACCGGATGTACGGCAATTCACCCCGGATATGGTTTTTTTTCGGAAGATTATCGCTTCGCGCGCCGGGTAACGGTTCGCGATCGACCTCTCGTCTTTATCGGTCCAAGTTGGGAGGTTATCCGCGACTTGGGTGATAAGATCAATACCAAGCGAGTTGCCAATAAGTTGGGGATTCCCACGATCCCAGGCACTTCTGCTCCTATCTATAATGAGATGGAGGCCGAGGAGATTGCCCAGCATCTCTTTGATATGCAGAGGGAGGAGGATGAGCCAAATCCGGCTATCTTGATCAAGGCCGCTGCTGGCGGGGGCGGGATGGGAATTGAGGAGGTCAATAGGATTGAACATTTTCGCCGGGTTTATCGCCAGGTGCAAAATTATGCCAAACGTCAATTCGGTGATGGTGGAGTGCTGATTGAGCAGCGACTGCGTGATTTTAATCATCTTGAAGTGCAGTTGGTTTGTTCCCGTCATGATGAACGAATCCATTTCGGGTCTCGGAACTGTACTATCCAGTCCACGGGCAGGCAAAAGCGGGTCGAGGCTGCACCTGGATTTCATACCTCTTGTTTTGATTACGATTTTAATGCGGAAAAGGTCCTGGATAATATCGTTGACTATTCGTTGAAACTGGCTGAGCATGTGCAGTACGATAATGTCGGGACCTGGGAGTGGATAGTCAGCCGGAGCGGTAAACCCTATCTCCTGGAGGTCAATACCCGTATCCAGGTGGAAAACGATGTGTCGGCCCGGATAAGTTATCTCAATGACACGCACCCCAACCTGCTTCGGGAACAGATTCGTCTGGCCCTTGGTGAGCCTATGGGCTATCAGCAGAGTGACGTGCTCTTTCGGGGCGCAAGCATTGAGCTGCGCATAGTTGCTGAAAACACCCAACGTGACTTTGCCCCCTGGATCGGCACTATCACCCGATTTGACCTGCCACAATATGAATGGTCGGCCACCTATAGTCATGTTCCGACCGATCGACCCTATCCCATCCCCAGTGAGTATGACCCCAACCTCGCCTTGGCCTTAGTCTGGGGAGAGAATGTAGAAGAGGCCAAAGAACGTGCCCGGCAGTTTATTGATGCCTCGCAGATTGAGGGGGTCAATAGCTCCGGTGATATCATCCTGACAAATCTTGATTATCTGCGCGAAAATCTTGATCGTCTTCTGACCTTCTAA
- a CDS encoding carboxyl transferase domain-containing protein, which produces MNDLIKQLQRVDQRIGYLIHIKDNADWGNLAEFQEKAEQLKDAIFDLDNAEFSARLEKLEDSVRFLEERCEEGLTSMERVRIVRSPLRFSLKDILENVYEEHTELGGEGEANIDPALVVAKANIVRRIKKKPYTSPVMIIGQEVGHGEEFRNGGSCKPWGNEKAMRYMKVAETEGIPIHFYIFTPGSYPVEEYPGAAQQIARNLYTMTKLRVPMISVISEGGSGGAEAVGLSDFRLMFSHGYYSVISPEGAAAIEGRVREGEKVSPNLIERCARQLNITAADNLRLGTIDRIIQEPPLGAKTDDFAFFARIRSEIIRATDEVVLKTKSVRGFRSYEVKRKKAESPDEAPQIDIPWDLGPKETERLLRARSRKYRNMSMQSFGVINIPAENMFKSLYSASEKLWYTFRYDVLKNQHKQMQKTLKEVSGEGTALVNRLVAPFASVHSKIFVQDEKKRVSAAISPAIAAQAAGDYCIIPDPLELTDTYTSPLANEDRTVTCPNAEKHGCQDLWIPDLYGEFCGVCENCGYHFPLEYQWYLKNVFDPGSVRIFNNEIFSRNPLNYEGFDERLKAARSRTGMGSANLTFDAKVKDIHLVVTMLFSDFRNGTVGSAEGEKFVRACDRARRKKRPLLAYVHTTGGIRIQEGTLGVAQMPKCTMAVREYIDSGGLYIVVYDNNSYAGPVASFLGCSPYQFAIRSSRIGFAGPRVIRETTGIDIPPDYHDARNALKRGHIQGITDRRDFRRHLYQVMQTMGSPSLYYR; this is translated from the coding sequence ATGAATGATCTTATCAAACAGCTTCAGAGGGTTGACCAGCGTATAGGTTATCTGATTCATATAAAGGATAACGCTGACTGGGGCAATCTTGCTGAATTCCAAGAAAAAGCCGAACAGCTGAAAGATGCTATTTTTGATCTGGATAACGCGGAGTTCAGTGCACGACTTGAAAAACTGGAAGACTCTGTTCGTTTTCTCGAAGAACGTTGCGAGGAGGGCCTTACCTCCATGGAGCGGGTGCGGATTGTTCGCTCTCCGTTACGTTTTTCTCTGAAAGATATTCTCGAAAATGTGTATGAGGAACATACCGAGCTTGGCGGCGAGGGTGAGGCCAATATTGACCCGGCCCTGGTGGTTGCCAAGGCCAATATTGTCCGCCGGATCAAGAAAAAACCCTATACCTCGCCGGTGATGATCATCGGGCAGGAGGTCGGCCACGGCGAAGAATTCCGTAACGGTGGTTCCTGTAAACCCTGGGGAAACGAAAAGGCCATGCGCTATATGAAGGTAGCCGAAACCGAGGGTATTCCTATTCATTTTTATATTTTTACCCCAGGTTCGTATCCTGTTGAGGAATACCCAGGTGCGGCCCAGCAGATTGCCCGTAACCTCTATACCATGACCAAGCTCCGGGTGCCCATGATCTCTGTTATTTCAGAGGGGGGATCTGGTGGAGCTGAGGCTGTGGGCTTGAGCGATTTTCGCCTTATGTTCTCCCACGGCTATTATTCGGTGATATCTCCAGAAGGGGCCGCAGCTATTGAAGGTCGGGTCAGAGAAGGAGAAAAGGTGTCTCCGAACCTGATTGAGCGCTGTGCCCGCCAGCTGAATATCACAGCAGCAGATAATCTGCGCCTCGGTACCATTGATCGTATTATTCAAGAGCCACCCCTGGGGGCGAAGACCGATGATTTCGCTTTTTTTGCTCGTATCCGCTCTGAAATTATCCGAGCCACGGACGAGGTGGTCCTGAAGACCAAGAGCGTGCGTGGCTTCCGTTCCTATGAGGTGAAGAGGAAAAAGGCGGAGAGCCCGGATGAGGCCCCACAGATTGATATTCCGTGGGATCTTGGCCCCAAAGAAACCGAGCGCCTGCTCAGGGCACGCTCCAGAAAATATCGGAACATGAGTATGCAGAGCTTTGGAGTGATCAATATCCCTGCGGAAAACATGTTTAAGTCCCTTTATTCGGCTTCAGAGAAACTTTGGTATACCTTTCGCTATGATGTGCTGAAAAATCAGCATAAACAGATGCAGAAAACCTTGAAAGAGGTCTCTGGTGAGGGGACGGCCTTGGTCAATCGCCTCGTTGCGCCCTTTGCCTCTGTGCATAGTAAGATCTTTGTGCAGGATGAGAAGAAAAGAGTGAGTGCTGCCATATCACCTGCCATTGCGGCCCAGGCCGCTGGTGATTATTGCATTATTCCTGACCCCCTGGAGCTCACAGATACCTACACCAGTCCTCTGGCTAATGAGGATCGAACCGTCACCTGCCCAAATGCAGAAAAACACGGTTGTCAGGATCTGTGGATTCCTGATCTCTACGGTGAGTTCTGTGGTGTTTGTGAAAATTGCGGGTATCATTTCCCACTGGAATATCAATGGTATCTGAAGAATGTTTTTGATCCAGGTTCTGTTCGGATCTTTAATAACGAGATTTTTTCCCGTAATCCTTTGAATTATGAAGGGTTTGATGAGCGTCTTAAGGCGGCACGCTCCAGGACAGGTATGGGCAGTGCCAACCTGACCTTTGATGCCAAGGTCAAGGATATCCACCTGGTTGTGACCATGCTGTTCTCTGATTTTCGGAACGGAACCGTGGGTTCTGCGGAAGGGGAAAAGTTCGTCCGTGCCTGTGATCGAGCCCGGCGGAAGAAGCGGCCTCTGCTTGCCTATGTGCATACCACGGGCGGTATCCGGATTCAGGAAGGCACCTTAGGTGTCGCCCAGATGCCTAAATGCACAATGGCAGTTCGGGAATATATTGATTCCGGTGGCCTCTATATCGTGGTCTATGATAATAACTCCTATGCCGGACCGGTTGCCTCTTTCCTGGGCTGCTCTCCCTATCAGTTCGCTATCCGTTCCAGTCGGATCGGTTTTGCCGGACCACGGGTTATCCGCGAGACCACGGGTATTGATATCCCGCCGGATTATCATGATGCGAGGAATGCCCTCAAACGGGGCCATATTCAAGGGATAACCGATCGGCGTGATTTTCGCCGTCATCTGTACCAGGTTATGCAGACCATGGGCAGCCCGAGTCTCTATTATCGGTAA